A region from the Sandaracinus amylolyticus genome encodes:
- a CDS encoding DUF1295 domain-containing protein: MHAPLPVSDLGNLLLGAVLALGFVLYLFVGSMIVPGPVRQGVVLSDGSRISYKLNGLALFLITAGLAAVGTWLGFIDLTLLHRHFWGLFVAANVLSFVMTAQLFASGKDKPGAHRHRADPTPRITGVDAHGNATGSAAGTQSALGLIEDLWYGVELNPKWMSLDAKMFSYRPSLIGLALLNMSFAAVQYAKYGELSQAMILYQAFTFVYVFNYFQFEYGMLYTWDIVAERFGFMLVWGDYAFVPFAYSVTGWYLVDETGDLPPWALVALPLMFVLGLWIFRGSNQQKDEFKRDPSVKIWGRPAETIGGKILVSGFWGIGRKLNYTGEILVYWSFVLLAWGESFVPFLLPTWLICLLVHRAWRDDKKCREKYGPLWEQYCKRATFKMIPFVY, from the coding sequence TCAGCGATCTCGGAAATCTGCTCCTCGGCGCGGTGCTCGCGCTGGGGTTCGTGCTGTATCTGTTCGTCGGCTCGATGATCGTGCCAGGACCGGTGCGCCAGGGCGTCGTGCTGTCCGACGGGAGCCGCATCTCGTACAAGCTGAACGGGCTCGCGCTCTTCCTGATCACGGCCGGGCTGGCAGCGGTCGGGACCTGGCTCGGCTTCATCGATCTCACGCTGCTGCATCGCCACTTCTGGGGGCTCTTCGTCGCCGCGAACGTGCTCTCGTTCGTCATGACGGCGCAGCTCTTCGCGAGCGGCAAGGACAAGCCCGGCGCACACCGTCACCGCGCCGATCCCACCCCGCGCATCACCGGCGTCGACGCGCACGGCAACGCGACCGGGAGCGCGGCGGGCACGCAGAGCGCGCTCGGGCTGATCGAGGACCTCTGGTACGGCGTGGAGCTCAATCCGAAGTGGATGAGCCTCGACGCGAAGATGTTCAGCTATCGCCCGTCGCTGATCGGACTGGCGCTCTTGAACATGTCGTTCGCCGCGGTGCAGTACGCGAAGTACGGCGAGCTCTCGCAGGCGATGATCCTCTATCAGGCGTTCACGTTCGTGTACGTCTTCAACTACTTCCAGTTCGAGTACGGAATGCTCTACACGTGGGACATCGTGGCCGAGCGTTTCGGCTTCATGCTCGTGTGGGGTGACTACGCATTCGTGCCCTTCGCGTACTCGGTCACGGGCTGGTACCTCGTCGACGAGACCGGTGATCTCCCGCCCTGGGCGCTGGTCGCACTGCCGCTGATGTTCGTGCTCGGGCTCTGGATCTTCCGCGGATCGAACCAGCAGAAGGACGAGTTCAAGCGCGATCCGAGCGTGAAGATCTGGGGTCGTCCCGCGGAGACGATCGGCGGGAAGATCCTGGTCTCCGGCTTCTGGGGGATCGGCCGCAAGCTGAACTACACGGGCGAGATCCTCGTCTATTGGTCGTTCGTGCTGCTGGCGTGGGGCGAGTCGTTCGTCCCGTTCCTGTTGCCCACCTGGCTCATCTGTCTGCTCGTCCACCGCGCGTGGCGAGACGACAAGAAGTGTCGCGAGAAGTACGGCCCTCTGTGGGAGCAGTACTGCAAGCGCGCGACCTTCAAGATGATTCCCTTCGTGTATTGA